A DNA window from Argiope bruennichi chromosome X2, qqArgBrue1.1, whole genome shotgun sequence contains the following coding sequences:
- the LOC129960744 gene encoding G-protein coupled receptor 83-like translates to MSVQSVLAKIKLIKVALNLTSNASSSISRNNTSELAVNWTPKYYDKFQENSTLLNATIIFFYALIIIVSLFGNIIVCKIVFTGSSKKSTTNLYIGNLSISDLMMTILNIPLELTEILCRNWPLGFFLCKCLPLFRGMSVSASTLTLAFIALDRFQVIAHPLKPRPSYKTTIYKIVLIWFTAFILSFPYSLMSHVTNELTYEYVIRCEMKYPSPDYKYRQIFTLIALGLQFAGPLTISIIIYVKICLIIWNRKSIGSVTLDQQIYQREAKWKTIKMLVIVLITFVICWLPMNIYHTYQDARGETDFRKHNSIVWLICDWFAMSSVCCNPFIYCWLNDKFRKVAKSHLQWILSVRRIKSQKKASHFLARSYKMQLTVSRNTNSSLKFSTFSSQSREFHTVGYEKQLSIHATTNDENSNQTLSHETSAKTTGDAICRSKQSPNRNNLTQKHYLFKEKRYKNSTEPETFV, encoded by the coding sequence ATGTCAGTACAGAGTGTTCTTGCAAAAATTAAACTCATAAAAGTTGCACTGAATTTAACTTCAAATGCGTCATCTTCGATATCCAGAAACAACACCAGTGAGTTAGCTGTAAATTGGACTCCTAAATATTACGataaatttcaggaaaattctACTTTACTAAACGCTACCATCATATTTTTCTATGCTTTGATAATAATTGTGTCactatttggaaatataattgtTTGTAAAATAGTATTTACTGGCTCTAGTAAAAAGTCTACAACGAATTTATATATTGGAAATCTTTCCATATCAGATCTTATGATGACTATCCTCAACATACCTTTGGAGTTGACTGAAATCTTATGTCGTAACTGGCCACTCGGTTTTTTCCTCTGCAAATGTTTGCCGCTTTTCAGAGGAATGTCAGTCTCTGCTTCCACATTGACTTTGGCATTCATTGCCTTAGATAGATTTCAAGTCATTGCTCATCCACTAAAACCACGGCCAAGTTATAAAACTACGATTTACAAAATAGTACTCATATGGTTTACCgctttcattttatctttcccTTATTCACTCATGAGTCATGTTACTAATGAGCTAACATATGAATATGTAATTCGCTGTGAAATGAAATATCCATCTCCTGACTACAAGTATCGACAGATTTTCACATTAATAGCGTTAGGTCTACAATTCGCTGGACCACTAACAATAAGCATTATCATTTACgtaaaaatatgcttaataatTTGGAACAGAAAATCCATAGGATCAGTTACATTGGATCAACAGATATATCAACGAGAAGCAAAatggaaaacaataaaaatgcttGTCATAGTTCTCATCACTTTTGTAATATGCTGGTTGCCTATGAACATATACCATACTTATCAAGACGCTCGGGGGGAAACGGATTTTAGAAAGCACAATTCCATTGTTTGGCTTATATGCGACTGGTTTGCTATGAGTAGTGTATGTTGCAATCCTTTCATATACTGCTGGCTAAATGACAAATTTCGAAAAGTTGCTAAATCGCATCTGCAATGGATTCTTTCTGTCAGAAGAATAAAATCTCAGAAAAAAGCATCGCATTTTCTGGCCCGAagttataaaatgcaattaactGTTTCTAGGAACACAAattcttctttgaaattttccACGTTCAGTTCTCAGTCAAGAGAATTCCATACCGTGGGATATGAGAAACAATTATCAATTCATGCTACAACAAACGATGAAAATTCCAATCAAACTTTAAGTCATGAAACTTCGGCTAAAACAACAGGAGATGCAATTTGCAGATCTAAACAGTCTCCTAACAGAAACAATTTAACTCagaaacattatctttttaaagagaaaaggtACAAAAACTCAACTGAACCGGAAACATTTGTGTAG